A segment of the Malaclemys terrapin pileata isolate rMalTer1 chromosome 1, rMalTer1.hap1, whole genome shotgun sequence genome:
CGTCATTCTGGTTTATAGCTCTAATAGTATTTTCTTGCAATTCAGTTAATGGTTCTAATTCTCTCTTACACATATTTTTAGCTTTGTAGGGAGCTGCTGAATCACAGCCCAGTTCCTGAGAGCTTGTAAGATCAGTTCTTAGGTTTGGTGGATAACTacaattttctttattttcccaATTGGCTACACAGCAATCATACAGAGAATGTAAATGGGcaggtttctctctcttttgtaaaTACGAGATTTCTGCATCTTTCATAGTACACTGAAGGTTGGTGAAAGAATGGGCATTGTTTGAAATATTAACATTTGCTTTCTCAGATTGCAGAAAACTGCCCGCTAGCAGAGGTGGGTCAGGTATAAAGTCagactctctgcctcccttagtaGTTGTAGATAAAATGCTGTACAAAGGCTCACATTGTGATACTTGGCCATTTATGGGAGTGAGGTTTGATCGATGGCAGGAGAGAATATGCTCTTTGCAAGTATTCACATTCTCTGCTAGTTGTGGGGACCTCCCTGTTGTGGTGGTTGATTTGCAGGCAGTATGTACAATGCCTTGCCTACAAGATGTTTTGCTATGATTTTCATCCAACTCACTTCTTTCACGAAGGGAACATTTATGAGCATTGAGACCTACTGGGGATATGGTGCTCTTGTTGTTTTCAATTCTGGCTATGAAATCATTTAGACTTTCAGAGAATGGCAGCTCGTCCCAAATCATAGGGTCATCCTGAGACGTTCCAGCTGCACTTCCATGATTAGGAGACACTGCTGAGGAGCAAAATGAATCATCTTTTCTCTGGCAAAGCAAGGAGTTCCAAGATTTTTCTTGAAAGTAATCATGTTTGCTGATAATCTCTAGGCAAGAGTATTTTACCCCCAAATCCAATGGGCTTTGTAACAAGCTGGAGCTGTTCCTGTCAGGTGACCATTCTCTCTTTAAAGAAGAGAAGCTCTCTAGTTTTTCAGTCACAGTGATTGTGTTTGACCTACTGGATAGTGAACTAAATTCATTATCTTCCTGTTCATTTCTCTCATTCACCGAGTTACAGAGCTGCAAATCTTGAATGGTTTGGTTGCTGGGACTTAAGCTGCATAGTTCTGCAGAGAAACCCCTCTCCTGTAGTTTACACTGTTCACCAGCAGCCTTGCCCAGTTCTAAAGATGAAAAATCTTCTGTTGTTACCCAATCAACAGATGAAGAAGTCAGGCCAAAGGACTGCTGCCAGGGTCCTGAAAAACTCTCTCGGCCACTTGACTGAACAAAACATGAGTTGCTGCCAGAGCTACACAAGCTGCTGAGCTCACTGCTAGGCTGATCTATTGCAATGAAAGGACAATCGGGTCGCTGTGAGCTACTGCGACTGCTCCTGAAATTAGCAGATTGCAGGAGCCGATGGAAGTAGCTGATAACAGTAAAGCCGGCAACAGCAGTGTTTGGCAGGAAGATCTGGCAGGCTGTAAGATCTCTTGTAAGTCTATTAATTCTGGAGCAGTTTGGCAAAgtgctgtcagaaacagagtgCCCTCCATCATGGTTTTCAGAACTCTGCAAAAAGAATTCATTAAGTTTATTAGTGTAATGATTTGTCTGGATACAGAGGAAAATTTTATGGGGACAGAGCAAGAAAGGTCCAAACAAGTCCAGTCCACAGTTCATTTTAAAGACCTTCTCTTTTCATCAGGATCTTTGGGAAAGGGAGAAAAACCTGCTGTCTCACAGCAGCACACCCTAGCAAATGAGTGCTACTGAAGGCTATAAAGGACATCCCACCCAGAAGGCCTTTATGGCAATGATATGAAGAATTTTCAGAGTGCTTGGTGAAAACTCAGTAGGAATTCTGAGTGGAAAAGACAACACTTGGGCAGAAGAAAAACTACTTCACTAGAGAAGGCCACCTTGTGAGGAGGGACGTACTGCATAACTGACTAGGTGGCCACTAGACAGCAGATACCTTCTTTTGAACTATGACATACTGAGCAATGCTCAAAGCTGGGCACCCTGATACCCAGGGGTATGGATGGGAGAGGAATATTACctggaccccctcagttaggtctaGATAGTGCTGGAGCTGAATGGCCAGATTATCAGAGGCGCCTCACGTGGAACTCCATTTGCACCCCCGTTTATCACTCACTGGATGGAAACTGCAGGTTGAAATTTAGAGGCATTCTTGGAAAAAGAAAGGCATAAAGCATGTAGCTCATGGAGTGATTAAAACACCTGTAGTGTCTAGAGGAAATGCCACAGCTGAGCAACTGCCCAAATTATAGCTACCTGCAAGTACTTTGTGTCAGAAAACCCAGACTCTGCAGTTCTGCGTGTGGTGTTTAAGACCACAATTGAGAGGGAGGAGATATGGTTTAGAAGAAAGtagtatgtgtatgtatgtactgGTGGAAGGTACAGATTGCAGaatgattcacagattccaaggccagaagggaccattatgatcatctagtctcagtTCTCCtgagaacttcctcaaaataattcttagagcagatattttagaaaaacatctaatcttggatggtcagtgatggagaatccaccatgactcttggtaagttgttccaatggttaattaccctcactgttaaaaatacatGCCTATTTCCAGTCCGAATTTGTGCTGCTtggtagattgaagagtccattattaaatggtttgttccccatgtagctacTTACAGGCTAGGGTAATCCCTTTGTATTTGAGTCTTAGTTTTAACACTGCAGAGTCTAATACTGGTGTTTTGAGCTGGGAGCGTGTATAGTTATGTATACACCTGTACACAACTATACCCAGTCAGACACGCAAACATTTGAGTAATCCTTACAATGAGTAGCCTCATTTCCATCAAAAGGACTGTTCAGGTGCATAAAGAGTACTCACATGTATAAGGGCAGGAGAACTGGAACCTTAGTGAATAGCTACTCTCACATAAAGCTGCTCTCCCAACTTCCAGTATTCAGATACCAGGGAGACAGGTGCACTAGAAATACACAGGTCACATAGAATTCCCATCACATCTGTGGGAGTGGGAGCTAACCAGTATCTCTCAGGATTTAGTCCAGACATTTCAGTCTAGAGATTAACAAAACCTGAGATTACAAAGATATAAAACgtttaaaatgaaagtttaaaataaaaaatataaccaACACCTCGGAGGTTTCTATTGAGCTATCAGTTTCTAGTAGTGTCTTCAGATCTGTGGAAATCTCTAAAACTCAAATGCATGAAGGTCTGTGAGTGCAGATGCTAAACTGTAGCAATTATAATAATATGTTTAACACTTTTCATCTTGCAGTGTCCgaatattaaacaaaaaacaaaacaaaaccccaaacaaacacatGAGacatttggagagagagagagagaaagttacaCTATAGTCCAGGGGTTAGGGCACCCACTTGGGAGGTGGCAGACCTCAAGTCCAGTCTCCTGGCTCCAATGACTAAAATATTTATTCAAAGTGGACTAGCTTCATCAGGAGAGACTGAGATATATATCTCATGGccaagtggttagagcactctcctgagaggtgtggGAGACGtctgttcaaatcctctctccccATTAGGCAggaagggaattgaacctgggtctcctacatcctggGAGAGTGCTCTAGCCACTCGACTAAGAGTTACAATGGTGGGTACCTCCTGGCAAGTTTTGAATGGGGCCCGATTCAGTAGGCTTGCTCTGAGCATGCCCATTGGATCAGACCCCACAGGCGAGATAGTTCTCCCAGTTCGTGGATTGTACTGGGGCTTAGGCGAGAGATAGACATCTGAATGCCTAGAGGGAGGGAACAATGCATGTGGCCAGAGGCAGAAATTTAGGTGTCAAGGGAACCTTACCCTGAAAATTCAGGTGCCAAGTGGCCTAAGGTCCTACAGATAACAGCCGAGCGGGGGTTTTGTGGATGGCAGTGGTGCATAATGTAGAtgcctaaatctggggtttaggcTGCTAAGTACCTTTGCGGATCTGGGCCTTACTCAATTACATGGGAAGTTAGTAGCAGAACTGAGAGTGGCACACAGGTCTGATTCCTCATCTTGTGGCCTAGCCCCACTGCCTTCTTTGCTGGATATTTCAGGCCCCAGAAGACATCATACATGCTGTTCTGTTACTGTCAGTGTGGGAACAGGATATATTAGACTCTCAAGACTGCTTAGTAAAATTCGCACGATTCAACTGGAAGCTAATGGATCAAATGTGGAAAGTTACCTTCACTCCAAATATAAATCTTTTCCCAATGAAACAAGTTTTGACTGCTTGAATTAACACACGTGGAGATGCATCTCTGTCCAGCTCTCCTGATACTTGGTTAAAATCTTGAATATACCTTCAATTAAGAAAGTTAAATGTTAAGTATTGACATGGGGCAGAGAAAGCTTTACGTAGTATTTAAATTGTAATGATTAGGGCACCCACACTAAAGATGGGGTATTGGGTTAGGTTTTTGAGCTACA
Coding sequences within it:
- the DDIAS gene encoding DNA damage-induced apoptosis suppressor protein, with the protein product MNGRRRLLAASVISVQNSSFVYPSCQNCFSKLILDSNRFNCLKCGCTGEAKDANYRYKLSLKVAGTSDLFDITVFGSSLEPFFGVTAGSLQRYIQDFNQVSGELDRDASPRVLIQAVKTCFIGKRFIFGVKSSENHDGGHSVSDSTLPNCSRINRLTRDLTACQIFLPNTAVAGFTVISYFHRLLQSANFRSSRSSSQRPDCPFIAIDQPSSELSSLCSSGSNSCFVQSSGRESFSGPWQQSFGLTSSSVDWVTTEDFSSLELGKAAGEQCKLQERGFSAELCSLSPSNQTIQDLQLCNSVNERNEQEDNEFSSLSSRSNTITVTEKLESFSSLKREWSPDRNSSSLLQSPLDLGVKYSCLEIISKHDYFQEKSWNSLLCQRKDDSFCSSAVSPNHGSAAGTSQDDPMIWDELPFSESLNDFIARIENNKSTISPVGLNAHKCSLRERSELDENHSKTSCRQGIVHTACKSTTTTGRSPQLAENVNTCKEHILSCHRSNLTPINGQVSQCEPLYSILSTTTKGGRESDFIPDPPLLAGSFLQSEKANVNISNNAHSFTNLQCTMKDAEISYLQKREKPAHLHSLYDCCVANWENKENCSYPPNLRTDLTSSQELGCDSAAPYKAKNMCKRELEPLTELQENTIRAINQNDVLQNNSNHSKSSYNASADLFDASAREIETMVEFSNKSHNSSAQEDVLTEKYTASELVCSPLDVGCSSSECRSSLSLPPPFGKHSTPISYSLYDSELDLVDTQNFVPYSQSTPVARPLQKFRSQRGRESVLPKLTSKSPTKIHCKCKQSRPSFKNTLLRQLTSKFLKHKRSSNTAINKSVSQESFINSEVPENDSKEWIPPSATKLLQPVAFSNLKTVGLQARSPAICKPIDKKTISENKANSGKPRTDTCLRSRKLNPMNRAEIPTTPLPANAATALLLKDAVTGTCACSETQKSHSCATYLVGGLDEAVSWSPELFTEKYYF